Within Mytilus edulis chromosome 10, xbMytEdul2.2, whole genome shotgun sequence, the genomic segment ctattaaaatcagttggGAAGGGCTTGACCTCGAGCTCGTCAAATcgacacaaaacaaaaatcaggTTTCAAAGACTAAAAGACAATAGAACCAGAGTAAGATTAATGAAATGCATTTTACCGCATCAGGGAGTTGTTACTTTAATGACAAATCCCTAAAAAGCGTCTTTATCTGTATAAAGAGACAGTTCTAATGTTCTCTTTTTTTCACTATTgagctgttttttttatttgaaaataaatgaaaaaagaaagtaGATAATAAGACTGATTAATGTGTCAAAGAAAATAGTATTTTACGTGTTCTGATTTTCAATCTTTTAATTTTGAGAAACTGTTATCATTAAAATTTCTTTGATGACGATTTATAATGTTTGAATGTTAACAAACTATCAATCTTACGGGGCGCTGGGTCATATGCTAATGATACTGTACACTAAAAAATATTACACAAGTCTGAAAGGGTTCAACACCACCaaacaaaagtaaatttttttttgttcgcGGTAGTTGAACTTCTGCATCTGAGACATCATAGCATAACCTGACTAACAAAATCTCTTTTTATATTACAGTGCACGCGTAGGTCTTTAATGAAATGATATAAACGTCACAGAGTGAAAACACAAATATACTGACTGCATAAGTgactttatttactttttaacgtTAAAGATTGTCATGCGTCTTTtctattatttacattttttgcaGGATCCTGGAGACGCAATAATTATTATAAGAATATGTTTAGACGACCCTGATTTTTTGTCGGACTTATATAGAAACGGGAAAATACAAGTAAGGAAAACAAAACGGTCTTATTTTATGACTGCAGGAGGGTTAGAGAATTTCTTCACTGAAAATGATATTGTTTTAGAAGCGAATAACGTGTGTTGGACAATGAGCCAAAATGAAGATCAAATGCGCCAATATTTAAGTGTCGCATCAAGCATGCTATTCGAAATTGATATTCATGAAATTTTCATCGAAACAAGGCGATCGAGTATTATATTGGGTGCACTTTTCCGATGTCGTCCGATAAATACTTTCAATATCAATAGTAATTACCAATCGGTGCAGAAATATGAATTTAGAAATGATAATTACATTTCACCAGAGTCAAATGAAAATCATGACCAAGGAATTGGATATAAATCGAATAAAGATATATCAAAAGATTCAAGCTATGACAAGAGTAAAGACAGGGTTTTTGCTACACATAATGGGCAACATAACAAAATAGGAGAAAATAGATTTCCGAACAGAAATTGTGTAGTAATTAGTAGTGCAAGtgacataaaacaatatttagaaGCTGCTCTTGAACAGGCAAAATTAAGCGGACTTTTAACTCCAACAAATCCCAACGGACCACATATACATTGGCCATCGGGACATCCCTTGCTTCCGTTCAAAGTTCGATTCATAGAAGAACTGGCATATGACAATGAATATATGGAAAGACTTCATTCATTCTTGTTGCAGAAAAATGAGCGAAATAGAAATTGGCCTGATAAAAACATAGTTCGACCCGAGCCTCTTGTAAATGCAGGTTTTAGCTATGAAGGAAACGACGATGAAGTCGTTTGTAAATCCTGTCATTTCAAATCTAAAACAGATAATTGGTTAGATGATGATGACGATTATGCCATTGGTGTTCACCGACAAACACAGAATGACTGCCCCTTTTTAGGAATCTCACATGCGGCTCCTCAATCTAAATCTTTAGAAGAAGGCAATACGGTATCtccagaaaacataaaaaaggaAACTACGTTTGTTTCTCATTCAAAGCCTTTAATGACAAACATTACACCGAAACCTCAATGCGGCAACACATTTGTTCCGAATGAATTTGCTTTCAGTAACTCTGAatgatatttcaataaaaaacgGCTTTAATTAAAATTCTTAAGTTTGGTTCATACTGACTATTCACACTTTACTTAAGAGCAATGATTGAATAACAGCAAACAAAAAAGTCCAATAGTCTGTTTTGtaattaaaactatttttgaatTGTACCGTCTTTGTTCCTAATTTTAAAATTGATGCTGGGGGAAACACCATCTAAATTGATAATCTAAAATACATGATTTGCTTATGATTGTGATTTAAATTTCTCTCCATTACCATTTTATTTTGCTTCAAATGCTTACACATAACTTTCCGATTTCGCGAAATATTTCATATGAGGAAATCATCcaggaaaaaacaatttctttttattaaCTTTCCTAACCTGAACGGTCAAGTGGGcgtttctcatcacttggcatccgtcgtccgtcgtcgtcttaAGTTTTAGAAAActcatctcctctgaaactactggactaAATTCAACCACACTTGGCCACCATCATCACTAgcgtatctagtttaaaaattgtgtccgatgaccccgtctgtcaaccaacatggccgacatggctaatcaaagtgctggatagcacctatGAAAAGTTTGCAACGGTAgattgtaatatttcaaatagaTTGTAAATGTGTAGATTGCGTGGTTAActttttgaagaaaatttttttatcaagaaataattgttACTGGATGCTGCTtggaagtctcccaaacaaagctctcAAAATTAGTCATTCCAACAGTCGCCTGATATTTTGCAAAGTCCAATACAAATTGGTCTGGTCTAGTAAAGTTATATGCACAAGTGACGTCTAGGTATTACACCTGTATGTCGTACAAATCTTCTTGAATTCATGTACAGTAATATTCATGATTTATGGGTGGGGATCTAGACactttacaagttctcaaacaggcaGGAGGTAGGGGTAAGAGTGACCCTAAGGGACTAGccttttatttcatctgatttgttttattattccgTACAAGAATATGTGTGGTTTCAGTGTGGGGATTTCGACAGTTTCCAGTTTtcgaaaaaaaagggggtggaTCTTGACTgattacaagttctcaaaacaggaTGGGGTGGGGTGACACTGAGGGACTCTCCTTATATTTCATTGTATACGTGTtattgtccaatacaagaatatatatggttaaggggtggggatctcagcCGTTTAAAAGTTCTCAAACATAAGAGGGTGGGGATGACCCAGAGGGACTCCcactatatttcatatgatttgttttgttgacccataaaagaatatatatggtttaggggtgggattTTGACCGTTTACTAGTTTTCAAAAAGAAGGGTGTGGGGTCACCCCGGTGGACTtcttctatatttcatttgatttattttattgtcccatacaaaaatgtatatggtttatgggtggggatctcaaccgtttaaaAGTTCTCAAACAACAAGGGGGTGGGAGTGACACCTGGGGACTCGCCttcaatttcatttgatttgttttattgtccagtacaagaatatatatggttatggggtggggatcttgaccatttccaagttctcaaataggAGGGGATGGGGCTGATCCAAAGGGACTCCCATTTTATTTCAATCGATTTGTTTTGATGCccccatacaaaaatatatatggtttagcggttgggatctcaaccatttacaaattctcaaacatgagggggtggggctaACACAAAGGGACTcccactttatttcatttgattttttttgttgccccatacaaaaatatagatggtttaggggtggggatctcgaccatttccaagttctcaaacatgaggggGTGGGGCTGACCAAAAAGGACTTCCAATTTattacatttgatttgttttgttgccacataccaaaatatatatggtttatgggtgggaATCTCAACTGTTTACAAGTTCTTAAACAACAAGGGGGTGGGGGTGACTCCAGGGGACTcgccttttatttcattttatttgttttattgtaccgtataagaatatatatggtttaggggtgggaatcATGACTGTTTTtaagttctcaaacatgaggggTTGGGTTGGGTGACCCCATGGACTCAACctaaatttaatttgatttattttatggtCCTGTGATCATTACTGAAAAACATGTGTGTCTGTCACTTACTGTTTTCAAGTTAtagtcatttgaaaattaaaaaaaaaaaaatcccacaagATTCTACAGTAATTTACTCCCTCCCCCTCAAAATACACCTAAATAGACcccaagaagaaaaataaatagaacTGGGCAAAAACTTTTATGAGTCTTAATAGCAAGTAGTATAATTACGAAATTTGTTATAAACCCATTTTGTAATGCCGAATATGTAAAAGGCCGAGTTTATTATAATCCGAATTTGTTGTGGACCGAGATTAGATGAGATACCATGATACTTTCGATACTCTCAGGCTGTTAAGTATTgaataaacatttgtaaaaatcGTGGTCAGCGTcgaaaaatgttcattcatgaaatattttaaacacggtATTAATTTTCTCTTCAACCGGAGGAAGGTAGGAAACCTTTGAAACCGGGATTATAGTACTCCCGTCTGGAGGCAAACATATATGGATCTGACGCATGTCTGGAGAGTACCGATAAAAGCATAACGTAGAAA encodes:
- the LOC139493216 gene encoding uncharacterized protein isoform X2 yields the protein MTGRSCGINEEYMITTNKNDISTKFSKELVKHDQDSGNIKDFEKGNEVLECVQDDVKDRDFNKLYRSLSTTEYSKSDPGDAIIIIRICLDDPDFLSDLYRNGKIQVRKTKRSYFMTAGGLENFFTENDIVLEANNVCWTMSQNEDQMRQYLSVASSMLFEIDIHEIFIETRRSSIILGALFRCRPINTFNINSNYQSVQKYEFRNDNYISPESNENHDQGIGYKSNKDISKDSSYDKSKDRVFATHNGQHNKIGENRFPNRNCVVISSASDIKQYLEAALEQAKLSGLLTPTNPNGPHIHWPSGHPLLPFKVRFIEELAYDNEYMERLHSFLLQKNERNRNWPDKNIVRPEPLVNAGFSYEGNDDEVVCKSCHFKSKTDNWLDDDDDYAIGVHRQTQNDCPFLGISHAAPQSKSLEEGNTVSPENIKKETTFVSHSKPLMTNITPKPQCGNTFVPNEFAFSNSE
- the LOC139493216 gene encoding uncharacterized protein isoform X1 gives rise to the protein MFLTEIQICFIEKSLSVAWYIIKKLVSTETTSALKLLNYIGDIILNLQFMTGRSCGINEEYMITTNKNDISTKFSKELVKHDQDSGNIKDFEKGNEVLECVQDDVKDRDFNKLYRSLSTTEYSKSDPGDAIIIIRICLDDPDFLSDLYRNGKIQVRKTKRSYFMTAGGLENFFTENDIVLEANNVCWTMSQNEDQMRQYLSVASSMLFEIDIHEIFIETRRSSIILGALFRCRPINTFNINSNYQSVQKYEFRNDNYISPESNENHDQGIGYKSNKDISKDSSYDKSKDRVFATHNGQHNKIGENRFPNRNCVVISSASDIKQYLEAALEQAKLSGLLTPTNPNGPHIHWPSGHPLLPFKVRFIEELAYDNEYMERLHSFLLQKNERNRNWPDKNIVRPEPLVNAGFSYEGNDDEVVCKSCHFKSKTDNWLDDDDDYAIGVHRQTQNDCPFLGISHAAPQSKSLEEGNTVSPENIKKETTFVSHSKPLMTNITPKPQCGNTFVPNEFAFSNSE